In Theileria parva strain Muguga chromosome 4 map unlocalized ctg_529, whole genome shotgun sequence, one DNA window encodes the following:
- a CDS encoding Dolichol-phosphate mannosyltransferase subunit 3 (DPM3) family protein has protein sequence MDEDCQCSSGKIILSVSAVCVGFCLYLYRFKHKHALKLFLLAVFLSLLMFGLYSLYNILKGVWEFDNSKGAYQHLVKELKVVEMDLKKLGFPFEKFNINLKSSTEEY, from the exons atggACGAAGATTGTCAATGCTCCTCTGGAAAGATAATCTTATCAGTCTCTGCTGTTTGTGTCGGATTCTGCCTATATTTATACAGATTTAAACATAAACACGCCCTTAAACTTTTTTTACTT gCTGTTTTCTTATCACTTTTAATGTTTGGATTGTATTCgctatataatattttaaagggTGTTTGGGAATTTGATAACTCTAAAGGTGCTTATCAGCATCTTGTAAAG gAACTTAAGGTAGTAGAAATGGACCTTAAAAAACTCGGATTCCCTTTTGAGAAGtttaatataaacttaaaaagCTCAACTGAAGAGTATTAA